From a single Eubalaena glacialis isolate mEubGla1 chromosome 15, mEubGla1.1.hap2.+ XY, whole genome shotgun sequence genomic region:
- the LOC133075832 gene encoding nuclear transport factor 2-like: protein MGDKPVWEQTGSSFNQHYYQLFDNDRTQPGASYIDATCLTWEGQQFQGKAATVEKLSSLPFQKIQDSITAQDHQPRPDSCIISMVVDQLKADEDPVMGFHQMFPLKNINDAWVCTNDMFRLALHNFS from the coding sequence ATGGGAGACAAGCCAGTTTGGGAGCAGACTGGATCCAGCTTCAATCAACATTACTACCAGTTATTTGATAACGACAGAACCCAACCAGGCGCAAGTTATATTGACGCGACATGCCTTACTTGGGAAGGACAGCAATTCCAGGGGAAAGCTGCCACTGTGGAGAAATTGTCTAGCCTTCCGTTCCAGAAAATCCAGGACAGCATCACAGCACAGGACCATCAGCCCAGGCCAGATAGCTGCATCATCAGCATGGTTGTGGACCAGCTCAAGGCCGATGAAGACCCTGTCATGGGGTTCCACCAGATGTTCCCATTAAAGAACATCAATGATGCTTGGGTTTGCACCAATGACATGTTCAGGCTTGCCCTGCACAACTTCAGCtga